AGACACTGCTTTTGAAGTGCTCAGACTAAAGCTAAAAATTGAAATCATCACTAAAAACACATGAAGAATTTTTCAGAATTAATACTAGGCCCCTGCTTGGcgggttgaaaaaaaattcaaaggaaatcAAAACCAAAGGTGAGAATCAAGAAAGGGTAAAGAGGAGCAATATAAATAAAGTTTCATCATATTGATTataaaataatgagatttttttaagtttgaaagGTCTTGTTTTGCTTTGATGCTTTCTATGGCAAAATTTGCAAACTGGCAAACATGATTCAAAATGGTTGATTTTGTGcctttgtggacaactctccattcaTTTTGTACACAGATTTTCAGATTTATAtccattatttttcaaatcgCATCTTGACTTCTTCTAAGCATAACATATATCATAGAGAAAataatatacaccaaatatgtcaaggtcagaaagaaaatgaagcTGGAAAATCTGAAAAGTTGTCGACAAAACAAGTGAAGAGATGTCCGCAAAATCAACAATTtggaagcacgtttgccaattaaAGATCCCTCTAGAAAGGGTTGCAGGACTCTTCAGACTGCCAAAAAATCCCTTATGCTATAGCTTATTTTAATGATAGTTGTTTGAAATtgctcctctcattttactttttccAACAAGATTGATTCTCTCCATGCGCTTTGGACATTGTTAGTTGAAAATCCACCTTGGGTTTTATCAAGTGCTGTTTGCTGCTCCACATCTGGGCATTGTTTTTATCTAAGCATGTGTTTTGTTTCACCCTAAAAGGACCaggctatttttttttgggggggggcatcaaAGCCCCCAGCCCTTTTAGGGCACTATGCATGTTTAGAATCCTATGCCAGAGCAGCTCTGTTATACTTACCAAAACATATACCAAGAAATAGGTAGTTAAACTGAATTCCAAGTGGGAGAGTAACTTTCCAGACTTCATAACCAAATATTCCAGTCAACAGGTATACTATAGCCatagactaaaaaaaaaataatgaaacataatgGGTCAAGGTGCAATTAGGATAAGCTGAGAGTAAGCCCTgatttacacacacacaaaaaaaaaaaaatgaaagttaggTCTCATCTTCCTAAAGGGGTTCAAGTGACCATAGCATCACAGCTTCTAAAATCGGAAGGGAAGGGGGAGGACTGAGGGAGGCCGGGACTCCTGAATTTGAAAGGGTTTCTTTTCTATTTTGCCACTGAAAATAGGCCTTTTGAAATCCACTTTTGTCACAATGGCTACTGCTTTTCAATATTCgggtttgataaaaaaaaagtcaggGGGGGGGTGTAGAACGTCTAATGATGTAATGTCCCTTCCTGTCCTCAGCCTATAAGCCTATTTAGTCATCTGCAagtaaccatggacctatgaaAGCTGGACATTCATCGGTTAGTTAATGAATTCACTGACATCTGACtgttattgtcatgtgaataACATTCTCTTCATATTTTATCTCCTGTGATACCATCATGGTCGCCGTCAATTAAACCATGAGTTACAGAAGCTTTCGGTGATTAGACATTTAACATTAGACAAATTGTATGCGCAGAAGGTAATAAATTACCTAAATTCTCTGAAATTAATGTGCAGTTCTGGTTTACAAATAAATATCTTAGTTCCATGGTTTTTATTTGgggaaaatgtatgaatatttcgAGATAGAGgctgaaatgaaattgattgattgtaaTTTACAATCACATTTTCAAGATTTCCTCATAATATTCTAGAGAAACACGGTGGGTTTCTTGTAGGGGTTGTCCCCCTCTCGTTGTTGGTAAGGTCATTATGAGTGTGCAAATcgataataatatatttgatatcacaaaaatCGTCTGCTTCTCAATTTGCTGTTCCAAAACTGAACCATCTTAATTGAAAGGTATAATCTGTTACAGGACATCAGCCAACAAACGccaagaagaggaaaaagattCCTTTGTAAAGATCAGATTCGCCTCGGTAGCTGCTATTGTCAAAACACCTGTATGTTCTCATTAATATGCACATAATCAGGATACGGCGACTATGATTGCTTCAAAAGAATGCTCGCATTAATCGTCCATTTCTTATAGGTCCATGAAGCAACCAAGATAACCAGTCAGACTAGGTACATAAAGCTTCAAGTCCTTTACGAGTCAGTGTCCTTTAGCAAGGTGTCAATTCACATTTGGCCACCCTCCATCCATAAGATAAATGAGTACTCATTGCATGAATACTCCACAGGAAGTGGAGATTGTGCACGTGCACCATTTCTTCAGCAAGCCAGAATCCAATActtggggtaataatatatctgtaaaacACTAGTGGCGTCCTTCCAATGTGACAAGTGCTGTGGAAAAAAAAGGTGCAATTCTGTAGTCTGAATATATTTGGTAGGCCTACAGATGCTTTATCATTCAAACAGACTGAAAATAGCAGTCAGAAGGCTGTAGTGTATCCaggacaaaatatataaatgcaaTTATTACAAAAGTGTcaatgaaaagaggaaatgaGGGTCAGGTATGATAGCAATGTAATAAATACCAGTTGCATAAATGATGCAGCTGGaatgtctacatgtatatcataatcaaggggggggggggaagaaaagTAATTAGGTTCTAGCAAATACAGTCACATGACGTGTACACGAAGgagataataaaatgaaagaaactcAAACCCAGAATACCAAGAAGATTAAGGGATAAAagatggagaaagaaaaggaggaagaggggaGGATGAGAAGAAGATAATTATGAAGAAAACCAAATTTTCCATCAGCGTGAATTTGCCTTTTCAGATTTTaacaatgttttttatttgtaaagtaGTATTCTATTCCACAGCAACTATCCAAGACAAAGAAGACAGTGACgacgaagaagaagataaagacAGAGGTAAAGAAGTACAAAGACAGATCTATGCAACGTTTCCTGCTCCATCCCTCATTTGTTAGTGGggcattcaaatttgaaattcttaCCAATTGACTAAAGTCGGAGCTCCAAGGGAGGTAAAAGACCCCTGTCAGATATTTCTCCCAGTGAGATAAGAAGAAAGCCCCAGTAATATGCCACTGTGCCACAAAGAATATCCAACTTGATCCTCCATAATCCTCCCAGCCTTTGCCATAGACCGAAACGGCTGCAATCGGCATGAGACCACACAGGATACTGTCACTTCCATGGTCAAAGAGCTCCCCCAGTGGTGTACTTGAGCCAGTTCTCCGAGCTTGCTTACCATCTAATCCATCTGTTGAAGAAGAAGAACGTTCAGCTTATAAAGTGTTAGATTCATCAATGGAGGTTTGGCCTGTGTATTCAGCTCATTCTTACGGGGTCGTTTCCATAATTCTAGTTGTAAAGTTATGAAtaactctttaaaaaaaacctgaaatgTTTTCTGCATCAGTTTGAAATATCCAGATAGACATTTATGCATATGACATCATAATCTCATAGCGCCCTTCCTCAGAGGATATAGGCATATGCATAAACGGATTTGTCAGAGATGCGCCAGCTGCAGATCACCAATACATGGAAGGCAATGGCTGCAGCCTCTAAGATGGGGAAGATGGAGGCGTGATGATGTCAATGCATAAGGTCTATATTTCTAGGGTCCTGCAAGACATGCTTTGTATTAATCAATTCCATTGAACCTACAGTAGGTTTGAAACTGGCTTTAAATAGCAGTCGACTGGCAAACTACTACTCATTCCATTTGGCCCTTCCTTAATTCAGAAAGATACGCACTATGACGAGAGCAAGTGCTTTCATTCTCACCTAAGGAATGTCCGGCAAACTGGCAGATGCCTGCAACAACCCAAACCCATCCAGGAATGGGTGGATACTCAACCTTGTTCCTGTTGCTACCGCAGAAGTCCCAGTCGTAATAGGCTACAAGCAGGAACTGGCACACGAAGAACAAGAACCCAATGAAGGTCATGAGGTTTGGAGCCAACCACATAGGGAATAACTGAAAATATAATGAACAAAGAATAAAGTCGATCTGTTTGACAAAGCATTTCAGTATGTGTGTTGGGGGGGAGTAGTAATGGGGGCCCTCATGTCTATTGTGATATGGGAATGTGACGCTTTGCAGGCCTCCTTTATCAGTCCTCATTCAGATCTCTTGATACTCAGTTTTGATAGATGTTGCTCAGAATCTACTCAGCCCACTAAGACCCTTCCCCCTAATATCATAAGATACAAGTTCGAATGAAATGCCAATGAAGGAGAACATAAATCACATACTTCTAACTAGCACAAACTCGCTAACAGGCCATTCAGTGACCTCCACAGCACTGCAACCTTTATACACGTACAGGCGATCCAGAAGAAATGCAAGGAATCAACTTCAGTCAGATAATATCTATACCAGGATGCACTCTGGAAATTAAACATGCTTTCATACTTCGGTCACCAAGTACTTTCTGGACCAATACTCCAATAACAAATTCTAACACAGTAAGAAACTTACTGTGTTCTCTCCCTTTTTATCCCTTTTATAGCCACTTTGTagcccttttgaaaaaaattgctaaaataaCAGCAAGATTTGTCTATTTTAGATTTCTTTCTAGAATTTAATACATGAAATGGCTACAGTACACAATGGCTAATACATTTGAATTTTATCTACTTTGCAGAATATACACTGTTTTGttaatttcagtgtttttttaaagtatcatacatggggcaattccataaaatatatacaagtcCGACCCCCCGTATTTGGGACCTTCataaaattttctgtctctgatttttggttcttttgacagtctgtaatgctgtCAAATGCCCAAGACTTGGCCAGTCTATTAGTGAAGTAAGACTTAAGAAAAATGGGTGTCGAATGTACactgtacaaaaaggttgatcattttatggaattgcccatagaATAAGTGAGAGATTACCTTGACAAGTGCATTCCAAAATGGATGCAGGACATAGGTAGCTAATGGTGACGTATCCAGGCTGCTGTActgtaaataaaagaaagaatgaatggaaTTACACACTCATATGTCAGACAATAAATTACTTGATCCTTATCAGTCCGCATACAAACCACAACATGGCACTGAAACTGCCCTGCTGAGagttaaaaatgacattttgtgtGCTTTGGATAACCGCAAAGCtgtatttgtaattttgttagATCTTAGTGCCGCTTTTGACAcaattgattttgatatttttgacaaaagactCATACAATGTTTTGGAATTCATGGTAATGTTAAAAGTTggattttatcttattttaaaGACCGCAAAAGTCAAGTCTGTATTGCTGGGCATACTTCATCTGAACATACCTTAGAGTTTGGTGTGCCACAAGGATCTGTGGTTGGCCCAGGAATGTCTATGCAGATGACACTCAGATTTATATTGAATTTGATCCAAAAATACCTGGTGACACTGTCATTGCATTGCATAAGCTTCAAGTATGTATTAGAGAATTAAAATCATGGATGACTGTCAATAAACTCAAGTTAAATGAGGAAAAAACAGAGTTCTTTATAGCAGCTTCTACCCATAATATGAATTATCTTAATAATGTTTCCTTGGATGTTTGTGGTACACAAATAAAGCCATCCAATTCTGTTCGTAATCTTGGTGTCTATTTTGATAATAACATGATTATGTCAAATCATGTTTCCTCTCTGACTTGCTCCTTGAATTTCAATCTGCACAACATTGGACGCATACGTTGCTTTATCaatgaaactacatgtaatcATGTAGTGACATCACTTGTTCTCTCACGTCTAGACTACTGTAATTCACTCCTATACGGCATTACTGTTAAAGACATGAAAAAATTGCAGACCATTCAAAATAGATCAGCTAGACTTATTTTTAAGGTAAATCGTAGGGAACATTCTTCACCATTATTACAGCAGTTGCATTGGCTTCCAGTCTCTAAACGCATTGTTTTCAAGATTCTTGCTCTCGTATTTAAAGCACATATGGGGGAAGCTCCTGCTTATCTATCAGACATAATTAGTAATTATATTCATATGGGCAATACTAGATTCCTTAGATCACATGCTGACCAATACCTCCTTAAACACAGAAGAAGTTTTAGTTCATATGGTGATAAAGCATTTGCTAATTTTGTGCCCAAATTATGGAATAAACTGCCTGTAACAGTAAGATCTGCTGACAAGTTAAAAACTTTTAAATCTCTGCTTAAAACACATTtgctcattgatttttttctccttatatGATTTTTTGTGTAACTATAGgtttaaatattcatgtttagtTCTCTTTCGTAAGGTGTTTCTTTGTTAGGGTTTAGCTTAGGCCTGGTGTTTTTAGAGCCCTTGtgagatatgtacatgtacctgccGGATTGCCTTCTGGGCAAGTTCCTTAAACTGCGGGTGAACTAAGATCAGGCACCAGTCCAGTAGATAGATCTTAAGTGTTGtttaatgtaattattattattattagttatttattataaaatgctttgatcaaatttttggTAAATATAAGTACctgttatgtatgtatgtatgtatgtatgtatgtatgtcatTCATTGGCAAGTACAGG
This region of Lytechinus variegatus isolate NC3 chromosome 18, Lvar_3.0, whole genome shotgun sequence genomic DNA includes:
- the LOC121432166 gene encoding ethanolaminephosphotransferase 1-like, translated to MAIKGIIYLNNDQIKGFDKYKLMQCNDSVTRYFWIKFNINLSVICIDIPGPTTDPCGTPNSKYSSLDTSPLATYVLHPFWNALVKLFPMWLAPNLMTFIGFLFFVCQFLLVAYYDWDFCGSNRNKVEYPPIPGWVWVVAGICQFAGHSLDGLDGKQARRTGSSTPLGELFDHGSDSILCGLMPIAAVSVYGKGWEDYGGSSWIFFVAQWHITGAFFLSHWEKYLTGVFYLPWSSDFSQLSMAIVYLLTGIFGYEVWKVTLPLGIQFNYLFLGICFEEITFFGFAFTVMLAGVIFFSLPLSLYNIYSSYQDGTGKNRSFGEAMWPVVPMIVLFLTSLFWVIYSPTDVLEYHTRIFLLTFSAVFSNITVRLIISQMSDTLASTNNSLLMLYGVAAFAVCVLGLAEYEVRILHGLFVVIELLHFHYLVSVVIQLCDHFNVHAFSITSRPRQKNHDN